In Flavobacterium sp., a single window of DNA contains:
- the aroB gene encoding 3-dehydroquinate synthase: MQSIQANNYFVHFNQNAYEALNKYLRENKYSNIFIIVDTETNEYCLPKLLPIIETDLNIEIIEFEAGEANKNIETCIQIWHVLTELGADRKSLIINLGGGVVTDLGGFVASTFKRGVDFINIPTTLLSMVDASVGGKTGVDLGNLKNQIGVINVPQMVLIDTQYLETLPQSEMRSGLAEMLKHGLIYDAPYWREFLDITSIDYNGLDTLIYRSVEIKNEIVIQDPTEKNIRKALNFGHTLGHAIESYFLESEEKTTLLHGEAIAVGMILESYISLHKNLISKEEYIEIKTAIQSIYDQVIFEEKDIDPILELLVHDKKNEYGLIQFALIEGIGKIKINQSVENKLILEAFQDYQS; the protein is encoded by the coding sequence ATGCAGTCTATCCAAGCAAATAATTATTTCGTGCATTTTAACCAAAATGCATACGAAGCTTTAAATAAATATTTAAGAGAAAATAAGTATTCAAATATTTTTATAATTGTTGATACTGAGACAAATGAATATTGTCTGCCAAAGCTTCTGCCAATTATTGAAACTGATTTAAACATTGAAATTATTGAGTTTGAAGCCGGAGAAGCTAACAAAAATATTGAGACTTGTATACAAATCTGGCATGTTTTAACGGAACTTGGTGCCGATAGAAAATCTCTTATTATTAATTTAGGTGGAGGTGTTGTTACTGATCTTGGTGGATTTGTAGCTTCAACCTTTAAAAGAGGTGTTGATTTTATTAATATTCCAACTACTTTGTTATCTATGGTTGATGCTTCTGTTGGTGGAAAAACAGGTGTTGATTTAGGGAATCTTAAAAACCAAATTGGAGTTATCAATGTTCCTCAAATGGTTTTAATCGATACACAATACCTTGAAACTTTACCGCAAAGCGAAATGCGTTCAGGACTGGCAGAAATGCTTAAACACGGTTTAATCTACGACGCTCCATACTGGAGAGAATTCCTTGATATTACATCTATCGATTACAACGGACTTGATACTTTAATTTACCGTTCTGTAGAAATTAAAAATGAAATTGTAATTCAGGATCCAACCGAAAAAAATATCCGTAAAGCATTAAATTTCGGACATACTTTAGGTCACGCAATTGAAAGTTACTTTTTAGAAAGCGAAGAAAAAACTACTTTACTTCATGGTGAAGCAATTGCTGTTGGAATGATTTTGGAAAGTTATATTTCACTTCATAAAAATTTAATTTCAAAAGAAGAATATATAGAAATTAAAACTGCTATTCAGTCAATTTATGATCAGGTAATTTTTGAAGAAAAAGACATTGATCCTATCCTAGAATTACTGGTTCATGACAAAAAAAATGAATATGGTTTGATTCAATTTGCTTTAATTGAAGGAATCGGAAAAATAAAAATTAACCAATCGGTTGAAAATAAATTGATTCTGGAAGCGTTTCAGGATTATCAATCTTAA
- a CDS encoding arginine decarboxylase, translating into MNTKYSDLINQTYYFPQEEFKLNKDNLLFHNIDLMKLVEQYGTPLKFTYLPQISENINKAKSWFRKAMEKNKYDAKYYYCYCTKSSHFEYIMNEAFKNNIHIETSSAFDVNIVENLLENGKINKSTYVICNGFKRDEYITNIGRLINNGHKNTIPIIDNYEELDLLQAEIKGKFKIGIRIAAEEEPKFEFYTSRLGIGYKNIVSFYKKQIQENDKLELKMLHFFINTGINDTSYYWNELVKCIKVYIALKKECPTLDGLNIGGGFPIKNSLAFEYDYQYMIDEIINQIKIACEEAEVDVPNIFTEFGSFTVGESGGAIYQILYQKQQNDREKWNMIDSSFITTLPDTWAINKRFIMLAINRWNDTYERVLLGGLTCDSDDYYNSEQNMNAIYLPKYNKEKPLYIGFFNTGAYQETIGGYGGLHHCLIPQPKHILIDRDENGILATEVFSEQQTSDDVLKILGYKKKI; encoded by the coding sequence ATGAATACAAAATATTCTGACCTAATTAATCAAACATATTACTTTCCGCAAGAGGAATTCAAACTAAATAAAGACAACTTATTGTTTCACAATATCGATTTAATGAAATTGGTAGAACAATACGGAACACCTTTGAAGTTTACTTATTTACCTCAAATTTCTGAAAACATCAACAAGGCAAAGTCATGGTTCAGAAAAGCAATGGAAAAGAATAAATATGACGCAAAATATTACTATTGTTATTGCACAAAAAGTTCTCATTTTGAATATATTATGAACGAGGCCTTTAAGAATAACATTCATATAGAAACATCATCAGCATTTGATGTTAATATTGTTGAGAATCTTCTTGAAAATGGTAAAATCAACAAAAGTACTTATGTAATTTGTAATGGTTTCAAGAGAGATGAATACATTACTAATATAGGCAGATTGATTAATAACGGACATAAAAATACTATTCCGATTATTGACAATTATGAAGAACTTGATTTACTTCAGGCAGAAATAAAAGGAAAATTTAAAATTGGAATTCGTATTGCTGCTGAGGAAGAACCTAAATTTGAGTTTTATACTTCAAGATTAGGAATTGGTTACAAAAACATTGTTTCGTTTTATAAAAAACAAATTCAGGAGAATGATAAATTAGAGCTTAAAATGCTTCACTTTTTCATTAATACCGGAATCAACGATACTTCATATTATTGGAACGAGCTTGTAAAATGTATTAAAGTATACATTGCCCTTAAAAAGGAATGCCCTACTCTGGATGGTTTGAATATTGGAGGCGGTTTCCCAATTAAAAACTCGCTTGCTTTTGAATATGACTATCAATATATGATTGATGAGATCATTAATCAGATTAAAATTGCCTGCGAAGAGGCTGAAGTTGACGTTCCTAATATTTTTACTGAATTTGGTTCATTTACAGTAGGTGAAAGTGGTGGCGCTATCTATCAGATTTTGTATCAAAAACAACAAAATGACAGAGAAAAATGGAATATGATCGATTCTTCGTTCATTACAACTCTGCCTGATACATGGGCAATAAACAAACGTTTTATCATGCTGGCAATTAACCGCTGGAACGATACATACGAGCGGGTTTTGTTAGGAGGTTTAACTTGTGATAGTGATGATTATTACAACTCAGAGCAAAACATGAACGCTATTTACCTGCCAAAATACAATAAAGAAAAGCCATTGTATATTGGTTTCTTCAATACCGGAGCCTATCAGGAAACTATTGGAGGCTATGGAGGTTTACATCACTGTTTGATTCCGCAGCCAAAACATATTTTAATAGATCGCGATGAAAATGGAATTCTGGCAACAGAAGTTTTCTCTGAACAACAGACTTCTGATGATGTATTGAAAATTTTAGGCTACAAGAAAAAAATATAA
- a CDS encoding deoxyhypusine synthase family protein → MKGPISQFIQKHYLHFNSASLVDAAKEYEQQLANGAKMLVSMAGAMSTAEIGKIFAEVIRQDKVQIISCTGANLEEDIMNLVAHSHYERVPNYRDLTPEDEWALLERGLNRVTDTCIPEHEAFRRLQKHIYKIWKDADDNGERYFPHEFMYKMLLSGVLEEYYEIDLKDSWMYAAAEKNLPIIVPGWEDSTMGNIFASYVIKGELKASTMKSGIEYMTFLADWYTKNSQNGIGFFQIGGGIAGDFPICVVPMLYQDMEMHDVPFWSYFCQISDSTTSYGSYSGAVPNEKITWGKLDIKTPKFIIESDATIVAPLIFAYLLDL, encoded by the coding sequence ATGAAAGGACCAATCAGTCAGTTTATTCAAAAACATTATTTACATTTTAATTCTGCTTCACTGGTAGATGCCGCTAAAGAATATGAACAACAATTAGCAAATGGAGCTAAAATGTTGGTAAGTATGGCTGGAGCTATGAGTACAGCTGAAATAGGTAAAATTTTTGCTGAAGTAATTAGACAAGATAAAGTACAAATCATTTCATGTACTGGAGCCAATCTAGAAGAAGACATCATGAATTTAGTGGCTCACTCTCACTACGAAAGAGTTCCTAATTACCGTGATTTGACACCAGAAGACGAATGGGCTTTACTTGAAAGAGGACTAAATCGTGTTACAGATACTTGTATCCCTGAACACGAAGCTTTTAGACGTTTACAAAAACACATTTATAAAATCTGGAAAGATGCCGATGATAATGGGGAACGTTATTTCCCACATGAATTCATGTACAAAATGTTATTATCAGGAGTTCTTGAAGAATACTACGAAATCGACTTAAAAGACAGCTGGATGTATGCAGCAGCTGAGAAAAATTTACCAATTATTGTTCCTGGATGGGAAGATAGTACAATGGGTAATATTTTTGCTTCTTATGTTATTAAAGGTGAGTTAAAAGCATCAACAATGAAATCAGGTATAGAATACATGACTTTCCTTGCTGACTGGTATACAAAAAACAGCCAAAATGGAATTGGATTCTTCCAAATTGGTGGTGGTATCGCAGGAGACTTCCCTATTTGTGTTGTTCCTATGCTTTATCAGGATATGGAAATGCACGATGTTCCATTCTGGAGCTATTTCTGCCAAATTTCAGATTCAACAACTAGTTATGGTTCTTATTCAGGAGCAGTTCCAAATGAGAAAATTACCTGGGGTAAACTAGATATCAAAACGCCTAAATTTATTATTGAGTCGGATGCTACAATTGTGGCTCCGTTAATATTCGCATATTTATTAGATTTATAG
- a CDS encoding DNA primase, which translates to MKRIIVDYAKLTNEILNLLVEKFPDGYDDSDVIRFRNAKNELVEAVEVRTEDTIYLVKISTKLADRIENYEDDDDIDLDVDTIEPVKGLDLDDEAADDDDDDDNQDKPDSDGGDGDDDDDDRDDIGDDEDDEDDED; encoded by the coding sequence ATGAAAAGAATTATAGTAGACTACGCCAAATTGACCAATGAAATTTTAAACCTTTTGGTTGAAAAATTTCCTGATGGTTATGATGATTCGGATGTAATCCGTTTTAGAAACGCTAAAAACGAATTAGTAGAAGCTGTTGAAGTTCGTACAGAAGACACTATTTATTTAGTAAAAATTAGTACTAAGCTTGCTGACAGAATTGAAAATTACGAAGACGACGACGATATTGATCTTGACGTTGACACAATCGAACCAGTAAAAGGTCTTGATCTTGATGATGAAGCAGCTGACGATGACGATGATGACGATAATCAAGACAAACCAGATTCTGATGGTGGTGACGGTGATGACGACGATGATGACAGAGACGATATTGGAGACGATGAAGATGATGAAGACGACGAAGATTAA
- a CDS encoding DinB family protein: protein MIASQLLENEYSGHFGTYIKQAGDGKLIEELEISLHEFIRFVQNIPMDKFDYRYAEGKWTIKDIIQHIMDSERIFTYRALRFSRNDQTPLPSFEENDYAINTDAGSRSIQDLLTEFSALRHSTLLFYKSLSEDQLKRIGTASGNQISVRALGFVMIGHQKHHQKVFEERYL, encoded by the coding sequence ATGATTGCAAGTCAGTTATTAGAAAATGAGTATTCGGGACATTTTGGAACTTATATCAAACAAGCCGGAGATGGAAAATTGATCGAAGAATTGGAAATTTCTCTTCATGAATTTATCCGATTTGTTCAAAATATCCCGATGGATAAATTTGATTATCGTTATGCAGAAGGGAAATGGACGATAAAAGATATCATACAGCACATAATGGATTCTGAACGAATATTTACTTATCGTGCTTTGAGATTTTCAAGAAATGACCAAACCCCACTGCCTAGTTTTGAAGAAAATGATTATGCAATAAATACAGATGCCGGAAGTAGAAGTATTCAGGATTTACTAACTGAATTTTCTGCACTAAGACATTCAACTTTATTGTTTTACAAAAGTTTATCTGAAGACCAGCTTAAAAGAATTGGAACTGCTTCAGGAAATCAAATTTCTGTTAGAGCTTTGGGTTTTGTTATGATCGGGCATCAAAAACATCATCAGAAAGTTTTTGAAGAAAGATATTTGTAA
- a CDS encoding winged helix-turn-helix transcriptional regulator produces MSKFRLDEVDHQILDMLIDNTRVPFTDIAKKLLISAGTVHVRVKKMEDAGIIMGSSLALDYDKLGYSFIAYVGVFLNNTSQTKFVLERINQIPFVTVASVTTGKFNIFCKIRAKDTKHAKEVIFMIDDIDGVYRTETMISLEESINDKKRLMHTIFKNM; encoded by the coding sequence ATGAGTAAATTTCGTTTAGATGAAGTAGATCACCAGATTTTAGATATGTTAATAGACAATACGAGAGTACCGTTTACTGACATTGCAAAAAAACTATTGATTTCTGCTGGTACAGTACACGTTAGAGTAAAAAAGATGGAGGATGCCGGTATCATCATGGGGTCTTCATTAGCCTTAGATTACGATAAATTAGGTTATTCATTTATTGCTTATGTAGGGGTATTTCTTAATAATACATCTCAAACTAAATTTGTATTAGAGCGTATCAATCAAATTCCATTCGTAACAGTTGCATCTGTAACGACAGGAAAATTCAACATCTTTTGCAAAATCAGAGCAAAAGATACAAAACATGCAAAAGAAGTTATTTTCATGATTGATGATATCGATGGTGTTTACAGAACTGAAACAATGATTTCATTAGAAGAAAGTATTAACGATAAGAAGCGTTTGATGCATACTATTTTCAAAAATATGTAA